A window of the Mesotoga prima MesG1.Ag.4.2 genome harbors these coding sequences:
- a CDS encoding non-canonical purine NTP pyrophosphatase produces MTYGTRNLAKEMSMKKMLFELELQLKDLSSFEHLPVLEETGSNPLDNSRAKAEIYFRFSYRPVFACDSGLHIEGSDSELQPRVKIKRQSSKVLNDDEMIDHYKKLSEGLGGRAVAHYGNAILLILGDQKRWLMDDTIEETFYLVSRPHPARVESFP; encoded by the coding sequence ATAACCTACGGCACACGAAATCTGGCTAAAGAGATGAGCATGAAGAAGATGCTTTTCGAATTGGAGCTGCAGTTAAAGGATTTATCTTCTTTTGAGCATCTTCCAGTTCTCGAAGAGACAGGATCAAATCCGCTGGACAATTCACGAGCAAAGGCGGAAATTTACTTTCGTTTTTCCTATAGACCTGTATTTGCCTGTGATTCCGGTCTTCACATCGAAGGCTCAGATTCCGAACTTCAGCCCAGAGTAAAGATAAAGAGACAGAGTTCTAAGGTTCTGAATGATGATGAAATGATCGACCACTACAAAAAGCTTTCGGAAGGACTTGGAGGAAGAGCGGTGGCACATTATGGGAACGCAATCTTGCTTATCCTGGGCGATCAGAAACGTTGGCTGATGGATGACACGATAGAAGAGACGTTTTACCTTGTGAGTAGGCCTCACCCTGCAAGAGTAGAGAGTTTTCCTTAG
- the iadA gene encoding beta-aspartyl-peptidase, whose protein sequence is MITLFKNVEVFTPKPLGKKDILVSGERILEIDERIDESAIVSLNGRVLDLSDAYAVPGFVDGHVHLIGGGGEGGFSTRTPEGSSKQFLEVGTTTVIGLLGTDGITRDHISLLAKARDVQNDGLNAFMLTGSYRYPLKTITGDIMRDIVLIPEIIGVGEVAISDHRSSNLSAKELQRFAMDARVAGMLSGKAGVVVLHLGDGQEKLKPLYEATSDGTLSPTQLIPTHICRTEELLSQGIDWVSSKGGYIDITANEDNTHLVLSDIYRRKIRFDRICVSSDGLGSLPKFDSEKNLVGIKPAPVDTLMKSFIKLISEEGLPIDEALRPFTINPARFFHLAENGIGTLKKGGIASIVFLHRDLSIDHVVSNGRLLV, encoded by the coding sequence ATGATCACGCTGTTCAAGAACGTTGAAGTATTCACACCGAAGCCTCTTGGAAAAAAGGATATTCTTGTTTCGGGTGAAAGGATCTTAGAGATAGATGAGCGAATTGATGAGTCTGCAATAGTTTCATTGAATGGAAGAGTTCTTGATCTTTCCGATGCATACGCAGTTCCCGGATTTGTTGATGGCCACGTCCATCTTATCGGTGGAGGGGGAGAAGGAGGCTTTTCGACTAGAACCCCAGAAGGTAGCTCGAAGCAGTTTCTCGAAGTCGGTACTACTACCGTAATCGGCCTATTAGGTACAGACGGTATTACGAGAGATCACATATCTCTCCTTGCAAAGGCCAGAGACGTTCAAAACGATGGACTGAACGCGTTCATGCTTACCGGTTCATACAGGTATCCGTTAAAGACGATTACCGGAGACATCATGAGGGACATAGTCCTGATACCGGAAATCATTGGCGTTGGAGAAGTCGCGATCTCCGATCATAGAAGCAGTAATCTGAGCGCCAAAGAATTGCAGAGATTTGCAATGGATGCTCGAGTTGCCGGAATGCTCTCAGGCAAGGCAGGAGTTGTTGTTCTACATCTTGGAGATGGTCAGGAGAAGTTGAAGCCTCTTTATGAAGCTACTTCAGATGGTACCCTCAGTCCAACTCAGTTGATTCCAACTCATATCTGTCGTACTGAAGAGCTCCTTTCTCAGGGCATTGACTGGGTGAGCAGCAAGGGTGGCTATATAGACATAACTGCAAATGAGGATAACACACACCTGGTTCTAAGCGATATTTACAGAAGAAAGATCAGATTCGACAGAATTTGCGTATCATCTGACGGGCTTGGTTCACTTCCGAAGTTCGATAGCGAGAAGAACCTCGTGGGAATAAAACCAGCACCGGTCGACACTCTTATGAAAAGCTTCATAAAGCTTATAAGTGAAGAAGGACTTCCAATTGATGAGGCTCTCAGACCCTTCACGATTAATCCTGCCAGATTCTTCCATCTTGCAGAAAATGGGATAGGAACACTGAAGAAGGGCGGCATCGCCAGTATTGTTTTTCTTCACAGAGATCTTAGCATCGACCATGTTGTTTCTAACGGCCGGTTGTTAGTGTAG
- a CDS encoding alpha/beta fold hydrolase: MAYKTINGVKLYYEIRGNEEGEETVAFFNGVMASVNSWSLQSRVFERFGYRVLLHDFKGQLLSEKPEGPYTFKEHAEEARLLMKELGIEKVHLIGTSYGGEVALRFAIDFPEAVKSISIIDSVSELDEVLKLFVGGWKDAAKAGDPRKFFWNMVPTIYGDSFIRKNLKMLEERAMALEKASSDYFEGQIALYETFLGDVCMTDLLERISCRTLVVCGEEDILKPKKFSKTIADRIQKSEFAIIPDSGHVTIFEKPDVLNSLLLGFIMKNSNLHVQ, translated from the coding sequence ATGGCTTATAAAACAATCAATGGAGTTAAGCTTTATTATGAGATAAGAGGCAATGAAGAGGGAGAAGAAACCGTCGCCTTTTTCAACGGAGTCATGGCTTCAGTGAACAGCTGGTCGCTTCAGTCACGTGTGTTTGAGAGATTTGGCTACAGGGTTCTTCTACACGACTTCAAGGGGCAGCTTCTCTCGGAAAAACCCGAAGGTCCATACACATTCAAAGAACATGCGGAAGAGGCAAGACTTCTCATGAAGGAACTGGGAATCGAAAAGGTGCATTTGATAGGCACTTCATACGGTGGAGAAGTGGCCCTCAGATTTGCAATAGATTTTCCAGAAGCCGTTAAATCGATTTCGATCATCGATTCGGTAAGTGAGCTCGACGAAGTTCTCAAGCTTTTTGTTGGAGGCTGGAAGGATGCAGCGAAAGCTGGAGATCCGAGGAAGTTCTTCTGGAACATGGTACCGACAATCTATGGTGATTCATTCATTAGAAAGAACTTGAAGATGCTCGAAGAGAGAGCGATGGCCCTTGAAAAAGCCAGTTCCGATTACTTTGAAGGGCAGATTGCCCTATACGAAACTTTCTTAGGGGACGTTTGCATGACCGACCTTCTTGAAAGAATTAGCTGTCGGACACTTGTAGTATGTGGGGAAGAGGATATACTTAAGCCCAAAAAGTTCTCCAAGACCATAGCGGATAGAATCCAGAAGTCCGAGTTCGCAATTATTCCTGATAGCGGTCATGTGACAATATTTGAGAAGCCGGATGTGCTTAACAGCTTGCTTCTTGGATTCATCATGAAGAATTCTAATCTACATGTACAGTAG
- a CDS encoding manganese efflux pump MntP, with protein MENLLVATGLALDAFAVSICTGISLPGVTGRHVFRVSFHFGFFQFGMPLIGFLLAAGFRDFIVDFDHWIAFILLAIIGGRMLYESFENQGEEICKDQTKGLTLISLSVATSIDALAVGSAYEFVEKPVIETAKMTGVITASLSAIGVSGGQRISQKMGRAMEAVGGTVLIAIGTKILLEHLF; from the coding sequence ATGGAGAATCTGCTAGTTGCTACGGGTCTTGCATTAGATGCATTCGCCGTTTCGATTTGTACAGGAATATCTCTTCCTGGCGTGACAGGAAGGCATGTTTTCAGGGTATCTTTCCATTTCGGGTTCTTCCAGTTTGGTATGCCGCTCATTGGATTCTTGCTTGCAGCAGGCTTCAGAGATTTCATTGTGGATTTTGATCACTGGATAGCATTCATTCTGCTAGCAATAATTGGAGGGAGAATGCTCTACGAGTCTTTTGAAAACCAGGGAGAGGAAATTTGCAAGGATCAAACCAAAGGGCTGACTCTGATCTCTCTCTCAGTCGCCACATCGATAGATGCATTAGCCGTAGGTAGTGCCTATGAGTTTGTAGAAAAACCAGTTATAGAGACTGCTAAAATGACTGGGGTGATCACCGCTTCGCTTTCGGCAATCGGAGTAAGTGGAGGTCAAAGGATCAGCCAGAAAATGGGCAGAGCTATGGAGGCAGTGGGGGGAACAGTGCTGATAGCAATCGGCACCAAGATACTTCTGGAGCATCTGTTCTAG
- a CDS encoding flavodoxin family protein, whose product MEFAAVYYSRSGSTRAIAESFAGSCGAKLFKLEDLKPRKSVSGFSALLGLGSALKEPLPDVRSFDLIVLFTPIFAWHPSPQMNTFVRNGDLKGKHVYLVGVGAGESNVKALERFRKEVEKAGAKVLGSKNLKGLQIKQDIKEVEPKLLESGSQLAGTIERAFKET is encoded by the coding sequence ATGGAATTTGCCGCAGTGTATTACAGTAGATCGGGTTCTACCAGAGCTATCGCAGAAAGTTTTGCAGGTTCTTGCGGTGCAAAGCTCTTTAAACTCGAGGATCTAAAACCCAGGAAATCTGTTTCTGGGTTCTCCGCTCTTCTGGGTTTAGGAAGCGCTTTGAAAGAGCCGCTGCCCGATGTAAGAAGTTTCGACTTGATTGTTCTTTTCACTCCGATTTTTGCGTGGCATCCTTCACCTCAGATGAATACATTCGTAAGGAATGGAGATCTGAAAGGTAAGCATGTCTATCTTGTGGGAGTTGGAGCCGGTGAGAGCAATGTTAAAGCTCTCGAGAGGTTCAGAAAAGAAGTTGAAAAGGCGGGAGCAAAAGTGTTGGGTTCAAAGAACCTAAAAGGACTTCAAATTAAGCAGGATATCAAAGAGGTAGAGCCGAAGCTTTTGGAGAGCGGCAGTCAGTTGGCTGGCACTATTGAGAGGGCTTTCAAAGAGACCTAG